CGTTGAACGGCGTGACCTTGCGTCCAGCCACGTTTATCCGGTAGAGCGTCTCGAAGACCTGCGAGGACAGCCCGTCGGTGCGGCCGACGGTTCCGTCAGCTGCGACGAGGGTGCCGACGTCCCCGACGAGCTCCTCGGGCGCGGAGAAGAGCTCGATGGCGTTGATGAAGGCAGCGGATCCGGGCTCCGGGACGAAGGTGAGCGCGAGGGCATCAGTGTCGACGGGGAGGAGGAACTCCTTGACGACGGGGGACGAGACGGTGAAgttgtggaggaggaggaagccggcCGCGCCGACGTGgaagcgcgcggcggcgagggcggggcTGAAGGGGTAGAAGTGGAGCCGCAGGAcgtggcggccgcggcgggtgATTGCGAGGTCGTAGGACGCGTGGCAGGAGAAGACGCGCGCCGCGGCGTGGAgaggggacggcggcggcggggcggccgcATCAGGGGCGGAGGGGAGCGTTGGGGCTGTGGAGCGGAGGCGGACGGAGGCGCAGCCGGTGTCGGGGACGAAGCGGCGGCCGTCCTCTGGGAGGACGACCGGCGCCGTCGCGCCGCACGCGATGAGGTGGTTGTCCGCCGGGGCGAAGCGGGtcgcggaggcggtggaggagacgaggaggcAGAGCAGGAGCACTGTAAGGCGGGCAGAGCCCGGTGAGGAAGCCATGGTGGAGGGCGGATTCGTTGTGGGGAATTTGGAGTTCGGCGAAGGGGGGAGCAGAGGAGAGATATGGCGATGGGGAACAGACAGCTGGGGCCGGGTTGGAATCAATTGAGCAAGCGCGTGGGGCGACGAAGACCGGACCCGAACCGAGCCGAACCGGACGCCGGCCGGTGGTGGGTGGGTCACAACTCACACGCACGCGCCTTGTCGCCGTGTCggttggtttttttttagagacaATGTTGGTTGGTTCTCGTCAGTTTTTAATGCGGTGGTCAGCACGGGCTACACTACGGGCCATGGATTCTCGTCTCCATGTGGGCCGTATCGGATTGGTTTGATGGTGTGGTCTGGTTTTCCACCATTACCAGGTCTGGGCTAGACTGAGAAATTATTGCACTTGTAGCAAACCGGCCCATCTACGAATCCAGGTGACCCGTTCTCAAGGCGAAAGAGATTTGtatcgagttttttttttagtaaaatACATCGCGGGTCCTAATTCGTTCGCACGTTTACCCAcccccttcttccttcccGTCCCTGATCTGCGTCCAAACCGGCCGGCCACACCACGCCTCCTCGACCTGGCCGCCGAGCTGGACAGCGCCGcctctgccgcgccgccgaggaggcccTTGCCAACTCCGAGACCCGCCTCAAGGCCTACGCGCAGGACGCCCATCGCAAGCGCGAAGACCTCAAGGCCGAGGCTTGTGTATACACCGTTGCTCCTGTGCAGTCGCTCCGCCACACGCCTGCCGCTGCACGCGAAGAATAGGATGGACAGCAGCTAGTGCAGCGCGAGCCGGGAGCcgtggtggtcggcgccgtcCGGCGGACTCAGCTCCGGcgacgccaccgccgcgggcagcggcagctgcaggAAGGAGGGCATGGAGCCggcactgctgctgctccctcctcctcagtTCCCATGTCAAATCCTCATGTTGTTGTTGCTCAGGCGACTCAGTTCCCATGTCAAATCACGAGTAAAGGGATCAAAGGAAGCCGTGTAGTTGCCTTCCtattgctgttgctgttgggagccgcgcgccgcccgctgctcctcggccGTGCGCAGCCCGGCTCCCGCCGTTGCCCGCGCGTCACCGCTGCTGTgcacggccgcggccgccgccgctcgacaCGCCTGCGCCCGGCGCTGTTCCTCCGCCGTGCGCAGCCTAGGTCCCGCGATCGTCCCTTCCAGCACCGGCAAGGTCAAGCGCATACACCCCCGTACGTCGTCTTCGTCACTTCGTGGACGGCTAGCCAACGAACTCCATGAGCTTCTCCAACGCGTTGCAACAGTTGTAGCCAGATTTGGTGAGATGCGTCAAATACAGGGGGTTCTGTAAGATGGCAAAACCACGTCCTagcctgacgtgtgggcccaatCATAGGTGACAGCCACGTCATGCGGCTGGAGCTGCGCATACACCAGACGGACCTGAGATGAACCAGTTAAGAAACTATTGGGACCTAGATGTGAGTTTTGAAAGATTCGGGACTAACTTGACACTTTTGCGAAAGAATTATGACCtgtgatgcattttactcttttttttaaggatgCAACTCGATTAGAAGAATAGAATTGGTCCTACTTATAAGGAAAATCCGGCCTGAAAACCGATACAAATGCACGGCTTATTCAAGAAAAAGCGTACGAAAAACCCTGACAGAGAGCATATACAAGAACCGAATAAACAAGCCGCCACCACAAAGACAAAGACCTCCTCCGCTCCAACGACGCCGAACAGGGAACGGCTCCTTGCGCCAGAAGAAGATAGGCAGAGTGGGACTTCTTCGACGACCGGAGACAGAAGAGGTTGCCCTGATGGGAGCGGCTCGCGCATCTGCAAGCCCGTGTAGCACGAAGTCGCCCTCCCTGGCCAGGACTCATACCAAGCTCACCGCAACGAGCAAACTCCACTGCCAAACGAGGGCTCCAAAGGCAACGCCTTCAAGGAGGATACGTCGTCCGAGGACGTCGCCGTTACCCGACCTGGACACCGAGTCAGAGCTTTCGTTCGGAGGCATCTCGCTTGCGAAGGGTGGGATGTGACGGAGCTACACAACGACGCCTTCAAGAGGGAAAATGACGtccacggacgccgccgtcgccggcacTGACAACGTCGCCGCAGAGTTTTCACCCACAGCTGCCACACCCACCACGCCCAGGAGCGGACAGAGGTCCTAACCAGGTGCCACCGTAACATTGCGAGCGCCGGCGAAGTTCGCCGAACGCCACGCGCCAAAAACCACCACGGGCACCGGCCAGGACGCCGCAACCGCCCCACGCACCGGATCTGGCCTCAGCAGAAAGGGGCGGCATGGCCGTGGCCCGCCAGGCCCCGAACGGGCCCGCAATGCGGCCGATAGCGGCCTCCACGCCGCAGCAACCTCGCAGCAGCGCACCGCCACCTGCCGGCGGCCACCCCGCCACGCCCTCTGGACAACGCACCGGTGAGcacgcgccgccccgcccgcgccacccgcagggctgccgccgcctcaccGAACCGGAGCCGGCGGCCCCCTCCTCAGATCCGGCCAAGCCGCCCACGGATCccgcgcctcccgccgccccgcACAGCCACCACGCGTCCCGGGCCACCACCACGCACAAGGGCCGCGAGAGGGAGAAACAGTgtcccgccgccaccttcctcGGACGTGAACGGCTTCGCCGTCGGGGAGGACGGGGATGGGCCCCTAGggccggcggctagggttcccgGTGTCGCCAGAGGAGGGCAACACAGGGGCTTCTGTTTTGATGGTACTATTTGTATCGAGTTTCCAAACACATGGAATGGGAAATCGTAGAGATCTGCCTTGCACTTTGATGGCAGAATAAGTTCCGTTCCTCACGCCGTAGCGCAACGGCAATCCGAAGCCAGCTATTGAGATTACAGGCATCGAAAACATGATCATAGAATTGAAGCTTGAATGTCTTCACACCGATGCccgagagtttttttttcaggacgCGGCAAACTGTGATAGCGATATCAATTGCTGTTCCATCGTTTTGGTGGCACGCATTTTTCATTCAGTTCCAGGTCTTTCTTGCTGAAGTTGTGGTTGGGGTCGATGGCATCTTGAGGAACGTGTAAAGACGCATGAGATACACAGGCAACAGGGGTAGCATCCGGATGCGAACCTATGGCACAGCGATCTAATATGTACTCATGCCGTGCTCCAGATGGAAGCGACAAAAGAGCTTGCGGCGTCTAGCTGCAGAGTTCCGTGTAACGTGCTCGGCAAAGAGCTCCAACTTCTGAACCCTGTGTATCAAGCATATACTGATACAGGTATGGTACAGATTGCACAATCAAATCGGTGCTGCTAATTAACTCGATCATCGTCCCTCGCCGCCAGCGCTCAGCTGGGAGAACACCTTACTGTCCGCGACCACGCTCATGCCAATGCTCATACCGGTATCATCCACGTCATCCATCGTCGACGCCGGCACCCACCGCGGCACGACGACGCCAGCGGGGAGCCGCGTGGCGGTGACGGCGCCGCTGTCCTCGAACGCGTCCCTGCTGACGTGCGTCTCCTGCAGCTGGAGGCAGTACTCGAGGTTCCACAGCACGTCGCCCATGGAGGGCCGGTCCACGCCGTAGTCGGCCAGGCACTTCTCGGCGGTCTCGGCGAACTTGCGCAGCGAGTTCTCGTCCACCCccccggcggccatggccatccTCGGGTCCACGATCTTGCCCAGCTGCCCTTGCCCGTGCATCCTGACCGCCCACTCGGCGATGTTGATCTGGTCCCGGTCCAGGCTCTGGTCGATCACCGGCCTTGCGCAGAGCATCTCGAACAGGACGACCCCGAAGGAGTAGACGTCTGATCGGTCTGTTAGTTGCTGCGTCTTGAAGTACTCCGGGTCGAGGTACCCGAAGCTGCCCTTCACGGCCGTGCTCACGTGCGTCTCCCCGAAGGACGGCCCGATACGTGACAGCCCGAAATCGGCCACCTTGGCCACCAGGACGCCGTCTTCGCTGCCGAGGAGGATGTTGGTCGACTTGATGTCCCGGTGGATGATGTTCTCCGAGTAGCCCGTGTGGAGGTAGTGAAGCCCCCTGGCGGCCCCGATGCAGATCTCCAGCCTCTGCTTCCACGACAACGGCTCGGaattgtcgtcgtcgtcgtcgaagcCGTAGAGGTGGCTACGCAGCGTGCCGTGCTCCATGTACTCGTACACGAGGATCATCTCCGCCTGGTCGTCGCAGTACCCGATGAGCGACACcaggtgccggtgccggaTGCCGGAGAGCACCACGATCTCCGTCTGGAACTCGGGCAGCCCCTGCTTGGAGGCCCGCATGGCGCGCTTCACGGCCACGGGGGTGCCGTCGTGCAGCGCGCCCTTGTACACGTTCCCGAacccgccgacgccgatgaGGTTCCGCTCGTGGAAGCCCTCCGTGGCGGCCCTGATCTCCGACAGCGAGATGTGGAGCTTCGTGCTGATCACGCGCTGCATCCCCGTGCCCTCGCCGGAGTGGTCCGTTGACTGGTCAACGACCCAGCTAGAGCCGCCGCGGAACGGCGACCACGGCGGCATCGTCGTGCTcgccttctccggcgccggtcTCATTCGCCTCTTCCGCCTCCGCATCAGGACGACTAAACAGAGCACCGAGCAAGCAAGAacggcggcgccgagcacTGACGCGAGCGCGGCGATGACGATTGTTCTCTTGGGCATCCCTTCGTGCGAGCTGACGGCAGAGAGTGGCAGCAGCTTCATGATCTCCAGCCCGTTGAGTATCATGCCACCGGTGCTCCTGGCCTTGCCGATGCTGACGGTGAGGTTGCCAGCACTCGGCGCCATGGCGGCGTAGTCGAAGTAAAAGGCCTGGCTGGGAACCCGCTTCCCAAGCTCCGCCAGCTTGAGGTCCCTGGCCGCAACAGCCTGCGCGACGTAGACGTCGAACACgatgccgacgccgacgacggaGCTGACCATGTCGTAGTCGCAGAAGTGGAGCCGCACGAGGTagccgccggagccgggcACCGCCGGGAACGTCCACGTCACGTTGAAGCTGATCCCCGGGTTCGTGGCCAGCATGTAGTCCGTCACGTTCGCGAAGCGCTGCGTCTTGTACACGACGTCCGGCGCCACCTCCCGGGTGTACCCGTTGTCCGGGTCGAAAACCGGGGTGATCGAGCTCCCCACGGTCGTCTGGGCGATGCCGCCGTAGAGGAAGGCGTCGTCGGGGAGCCAGGTGCGCCACAGCGTGTCCAGCGTGCTGTTGACCGTGGGCCCGCCCACGTTGAGCCGGTGCAGCGTCTCCAGCGCCTGCTGCGGCCACGTGGCGGTGGCGTTGTTGTCCGCGGCGGTGCCGACGGGGGTGTACGGGTACGGGCTGTTCTCGTTCcagaggagctccggcggggCGGGGAAGAGCTCCAGAGCGTTGACGAAGGCCGAGGAGCCGGAGGCCGGGGCGAAGGTGACGCGCAGCTCGCCGTTTGATCCGGCGTCCGGGAGGAAGAACTCCTTGACGacgccggcgggcggcggcgagaaggATTGGAGCAGGGTCAGGGCGTATGCGCCGTGGCGGACAGAGACGGCGAATCGCGCGCTGGAGGAGGGAGTGGCGGGGAGCGGGAAGAAGTGGAGCCGGAGGACGAGGAACGTGGCGGGGCTGGAGCAGGGGATGCTGTAAGAGAACTCCGAGCTGGagccgcgcgcggcggcgtaGAGAGCGCTGGAGCTCGCTTGCGAGGACGCCAGCGCTGGGGTGGTCGCGGGGGAGAGGAAGGCGGCGTCCGGGACGAAGACGCGCGCGGGGGAGTCGGACGGGAAGGAGAGGTtgtcggcggcgccgcacgCCAGGAAGCATTCGAAGCTCGgggagaaggcggcgagcgcggcagGGGACGGCGCGAGTAACAGCGTCGCGGccaggagcagcagcgcgaggaggacgacggccATTGACGCGGGCACTGCTGCCGTGCAGTACTGCAGCTCGTGGCGCGCGGCAGGGTGGCGGCAGACGTACTGGAAGGAGACGACCGATCAAGAAAGGGAAGGGGATAAGTGCGGGCGGTGGTGGCAAACTGGCAATGGAGGAGTGGAGCGTGGACTCGGGCACCATGGGGAATGgtggaagctggaaggaaggCGACGCGGGGGATGGTGGAGTGTGTGTTCCAGTGTTTGGCAGCGCGCGCTGGACTGCAGTGGAGACGAGACCGGAGACGGGGAGTGGAGGGAACGCGCTGATTGGGTCGCGAGAAATTTTCCAATTCCTCCACTGAGGCCACTCGTGTCATCATGTGTGTGTCCCACTGAAAAAGTAAGCATGCAGTTGAGTTGAGGTCTGTTTCTCTAGTTTATTCCTCATTAATGATTGATTGTTATGTTGGCGCCCAAAGATGACTATTGTGAAAAAATCAAACCCGGTTGGAAGGAAAGCAGACTCTGCTCGTATCATTGTGCAGTGCTCCGGCGCTCTTATCTTCAGGTATTGTCAACTGTGAATCTCCTGTTCCCTGAGTGCAAAACAACCAGGTGCTGCACTGCAGCTGTGCACAATCATGAATGAGGTCACTGTTTGAATGTTAGGCCGTTAGGCGGGCTCGCACGGGCTGATGTTTTTGACTTTACCAAGCTAACATATGCTGAAGAGAGAGGCATAGATTTCCCCCCCTTAAATCTATCCAAGAGGATCGATTTCACCCTGAATTCCAATTAGGTTTAATTTTCATGCTTAACATCATAAGATTGCACTGGATCGTTTAGCAGCATTTGGTTCTTGATGCTTCAGAGTGCCTTCCTGACTTGACCAGATTGCACAGGGACTTCTCCGGCTAACTCTGTGTGTCCCAAAAAAGTGAACAAGCCAACGCATTATGGAAGCAATGCCCAATTGTTCTCAAAGATCTGACTAGATTAGCCATGACCCATGGATtagtgtccgtgcgttgctacggaatatttttttttcgtgcGGGAGATCCGTTTGAGGAGGACGGGAGATTGCACTCGTGTCGTGCGGGAGATCGAGAGGAGGGGGCTTGCGCTGAGGATGGACGAAGACGGACGGCTTCGGGACCTAGGGTATTAGACTTTTTTCTCTCGTGCGGGAGTGACATATCCctcgtaattttgatgaaaagacCTGCCatgaccgtaccatcaccaccgactccaatttaatatattggtataaatATTTTATAAACATGTAAAACTTATACTACTGTACAGGAAGTGCTGCAAACAGAATGACACTCGAAATTTATGGTGACGAACTGACggtttgaactttgaacaCATGCTTTCATTCCAGAATTTTTATCTTTGAAAACATTCCTGCTAAATGATTGATCGATCTGTTGCTGTCCAAGATAACTACTCGGGAAAAAATCAAATCCGGTTGGAAAGCTAGCTGTGGTCAAGCTCTGCATTTTTCTTTAGAATCTCAAActatctctcttttttttgacaacgAATGTACCTTTATCCATTATCAAGGAGCGTCACACTACACCATGATTGGtagtttgtttttgtttttttagagaaatgattgttttttttagcgaaatgATTGGTAGTTTGGTACAATGAAATTTGAAGAGGGGCTATTTCAGGAATCTTTAGCGATCCTTCTGGTATAGCCCATAGTCTGAGTTAAAGTAGCTAGCCCATAAACTCAAGCTATCGTAAGTGAGAAGTTTCCTGCTAAAGTAGCTAGTCCGATTGATTctccaaaaaaatattaaaaaaaaagctagtcCGATATCAGTCCATTGATGCGAGCCCGCCACGGAGTCGAGCTTGTGCTGGACAAGATTTCCTTCCGTCGCGCAACGGGCTGATATCGGACTTGACAAAAACGCAATGCAGCCCAGTTTCTTAGGCCTTGTCCATCCAACCCGTCCTGTGTCAGAGCTTACCAACTTACATGAACGTGCATCGATACCTCACGCATAGAGTTCCTGCGAACATATCAGCATGTTTTTGTTCTCTCCTATAAATTGATGTATGGAACATCACACCCAAAATTAACAAGAATGGCATTGCATCGATCTTCTCGTAACACCTAATTCTACATCTGTGTTGCCGAAGGTGTACCGCACGTACTGTTAAGACCAGCTGACTGATTAAACTCGGGCGAACTCGCCATCCTTGCAGACACCGACGTCGATGGCCATGGTCCGGACCTTGGTCCCGTTCTTGGGCGACGACACCACCCTGCAGCAATTCCTCCTCGGCGACTGCACACACAAGCAATGGATGATTAACACGCAAATCTAAAGCAAATGACGCATGGATCATAATCATCATATGGATGTCATCAAACAAGTTACGTACCCGTTTCCAGAGGTCGGGGTCGGGCTTCTTGACCACCACGACGCGGTCGAGCAAGTCGACAGGGTCCGGGATGCGCCAGCGGCACGTGACCCGCGGCACGACGCGGTGGCGCTCGTACTCCGTCACCGTAGTGGTCACCACAGCCGTTGTTATCGCCCTCAACCCGCCTCGGCCGGCGCCGCACGAACACCCTGCGATGCTCCAACCTCGACCTCCGCATATAGTACACCTGGGGCCGCTGGCACGGGTTCCGGGCCACGGGCCTCGTGTTGAACGAATACGCCGTGTAGTCCGCCCTCCGGTACCAGTTCAGAAACGTGCGCATGGGAGTCTCCATCTCCCTCGGCGACAGCACGCCCCGGATCACCACCACGGCGAACCCCCACGACACGGACACCGTCCACTGCTTCTCCACATCGTAGCACACCGACTGCTGCGCCACGGCAGCCGGGTCGAGCTTCACTGGCCCATCGAAGAGCCTCCTGAGCGCCGCAGTCCGTGACTTGATCGTCGGGAACACGGGCTGGAGGAAGTCGAAGTGGTGTAATGTCACCAGCGGCACCACCGGGTGAGAGCCCAGCAAGCCCAGCACGTCGCCCCAGATGTCGCACTGGTGGAACCCCAGGTGGCGCGTCAGCGGCACCCCGAGCTCCGACATGCAGGCGTGGATCCGGTCGTCGGAGCCGTAGAGCGCCGGGTACCTCTGGATGCAGCCGTCCTGCATGCGGGCGAGCTGGATGGCAAGCGCGCGGCTGATGGcgaacccgccgccgccgaaggcCATGCCGTAGGAGAAGATGAGGTTCTGGATGTGGCTCTCGGAGGGGTTCCCGATGTAGTAAGGCTGCGTGTGGTCGTACTGGGACAGCACGTCGGCCAGATTGTCCGGGAAGAAGACGGTGTCGTCGTCGCCCATGACGAACCAGCGCACGCCGGGGAGGCCCAGGCGGAAGCTCTCGGACACGATGCGGGAGATGCGTAAAGCGGagcggctgccggcgccgtGGGTGTAGGGGAACGAGGACGTGTCGGCGCTGAGCTTGATGCCCGGGAGACCCGTGGCGCGGCTGGAAGAGGCGTTGAGGTAGTATTCGGGCACGGGCTTGTCGAGCCACACGAAGCCGCGCATCTTGCCGGGCCGCCACCAGACCCGGATGTACTCCTTGCGGCTCTTccagagggaggaggaggcgccgaTGCCGAACAGGATGTGCCGCAGCCCCGTGGGAGCcctcggcttcttcttcttcggcgcCGGGTTCATTAGCTGATTCATCGAGGACGAGGAGTTGGGATCTGCGAGGCGGGACTGCAGATGGACGGCATTGTTGTTGGTGTCAAGAACGGCGGGCGGAGGGCAGGCGTAGAGCGGGGAGAGGGCGAGGGCGACGACGTAGACGGCGAGCACGGGGAGGAGCACgtagaggaggaggccgtagaggaagaaggaggcCTTGGACCTGGGCATCaccttgttgctgctgccgccggcagAGGAGGGCATCACAACGATCAATCTCAGCGCGACGGCATTGTCCAAGCCGGGAAGCAGATCGACGAGTGAGTGGCTGGAAGAGCAGCAagtgatttttgttttgttttgcactGTGTGTCTTGGTGGGCAGATCAATCGACCGAGTAGTACGTCTGGGGAGGCGCGCGCGGGAGGGGAATGGGGCCGGAAATAGATGCCCGGGGGGTGCCTTGATCTTGATCGATTCTCCTGTATATGGCATGGTCAATCAGCTAATCGCATTTGTAGGATCCATCCGGCCAGGGCATCGATCCATTTGTTATCCGATTTTAGCTTTCGTCCCTGGATTTCTGCACTGCTGGGCTGTCGGAACGCGTAGATTTGAAAGCGTCTTGTCGTATCATACGAGCATAATTGGCCCACCAAGGCCCAGATGGCCCGTAACACTACAATACTCTCTGTCCTgtccccccaaaaaaaatacactgcAACACTTTTCTAAAAACTAAATATACTTTATTGTCGAAAGGTATCATAAAACTATGTCCTTTAAGACAGTTTTGTACAACTAAGATACAACAGCGTTTAAATTTCAGCAGAGGTTagactgaaaaaaaaatgaaccaaaTGTATCTCAAATTCTCACACGTAGGGGTGGGCGGCTCAAGCGGCTCTATAAACCCCACAAGATTAGTTCGGCTTGTGCAGAATTCGTCTTATACGATTTCATCACCAAAGATTTGGCGAAATATCATGATATAAATTGCGCAGTTAAAGAATTTTGCTTCAAAGTTTTTTATGTAACTTTCAGTTTATTTGAAATCTTTGTTGTCATTTAACCGCTTCGATCAATTGTACCTGCTACATGCATGT
This is a stretch of genomic DNA from Brachypodium distachyon strain Bd21 chromosome 1, Brachypodium_distachyon_v3.0, whole genome shotgun sequence. It encodes these proteins:
- the LOC100838262 gene encoding uncharacterized protein LOC100838262; amino-acid sequence: MPSSAGGSSNKVMPRSKASFFLYGLLLYVLLPVLAVYVVALALSPLYACPPPAVLDTNNNAVHLQSRLADPNSSSSMNQLMNPAPKKKKPRAPTGLRHILFGIGASSSLWKSRKEYIRVWWRPGKMRGFVWLDKPVPEYYLNASSSRATGLPGIKLSADTSSFPYTHGAGSRSALRISRIVSESFRLGLPGVRWFVMGDDDTVFFPDNLADVLSQYDHTQPYYIGNPSESHIQNLIFSYGMAFGGGGFAISRALAIQLARMQDGCIQRYPALYGSDDRIHACMSELGVPLTRHLGFHQCDIWGDVLGLLGSHPVVPLVTLHHFDFLQPVFPTIKSRTAALRRLFDGPVKLDPAAVAQQSVCYDVEKQWTVSVSWGFAVVVIRGVLSPREMETPMRTFLNWYRRADYTAYSFNTRPVARNPCQRPQVYYMRRSRLEHRRVAITTAVVTTTVTEYERHRVVPRVTCRWRIPDPVDLLDRVVVVKKPDPDLWKRSPRRNCCRVVSSPKNGTKVRTMAIDVGVCKDGEFARV
- the LOC100838128 gene encoding probable receptor-like protein kinase At5g24010 — its product is MAVVLLALLLLAATLLLAPSPAALAAFSPSFECFLACGAADNLSFPSDSPARVFVPDAAFLSPATTPALASSQASSSALYAAARGSSSEFSYSIPCSSPATFLVLRLHFFPLPATPSSSARFAVSVRHGAYALTLLQSFSPPPAGVVKEFFLPDAGSNGELRVTFAPASGSSAFVNALELFPAPPELLWNENSPYPYTPVGTAADNNATATWPQQALETLHRLNVGGPTVNSTLDTLWRTWLPDDAFLYGGIAQTTVGSSITPVFDPDNGYTREVAPDVVYKTQRFANVTDYMLATNPGISFNVTWTFPAVPGSGGYLVRLHFCDYDMVSSVVGVGIVFDVYVAQAVAARDLKLAELGKRVPSQAFYFDYAAMAPSAGNLTVSIGKARSTGGMILNGLEIMKLLPLSAVSSHEGMPKRTIVIAALASVLGAAVLACSVLCLVVLMRRRKRRMRPAPEKASTTMPPWSPFRGGSSWVVDQSTDHSGEGTGMQRVISTKLHISLSEIRAATEGFHERNLIGVGGFGNVYKGALHDGTPVAVKRAMRASKQGLPEFQTEIVVLSGIRHRHLVSLIGYCDDQAEMILVYEYMEHGTLRSHLYGFDDDDDNSEPLSWKQRLEICIGAARGLHYLHTGYSENIIHRDIKSTNILLGSEDGVLVAKVADFGLSRIGPSFGETHVSTAVKGSFGYLDPEYFKTQQLTDRSDVYSFGVVLFEMLCARPVIDQSLDRDQINIAEWAVRMHGQGQLGKIVDPRMAMAAGGVDENSLRKFAETAEKCLADYGVDRPSMGDVLWNLEYCLQLQETHVSRDAFEDSGAVTATRLPAGVVVPRWVPASTMDDVDDTGMSIGMSVVADSKVFSQLSAGGEGR